The nucleotide window AACGACGGCAAGTAAGAGGGAGGAATAAAGATATGAACATCATCAAAAACAGGGACGAACTGACAAAGCTGCGCGATACGATTAAGAGCCAGCAGTCTACTTACAAAAACACGATTTACGTCTGCGGCGGCGCTGGCTGTGTGTCCTCACACTGCGACGAGATTGTTAAAACTCTCACCAAGGCTGTCGAAGACAGCGGACTTTCAAAGGACATTCGGATTGTTGTCACGGGCTGCATCGGCCTGTGTGCCTACGGGCCCTGCCTCGTTGTTGATCCCGACGGCGTTTTCTATGGCAACCTCACACCCGAAAAGGTTCTCGCAATCGTCGACCGCCATCTCAAGGGCGGCGAAATTGCCAAGGAATTCTGCTATTACGACGAAGATAAAGGCGATTATCTGCCTTTCATGAAAGATATCGGTTTCTTCTCCGAGCAGGTCAAAATCGCGCTGCGCAACTGCGGCCGCGTTGACTTCGCTTCCGTCGAGGATTACATTGCCAACGACGGATATCAGGCTCTGGCCAAGGTTATAATGGATATGGGTCGTGAGAAGACCGTTCAGGAAATCCTTGACTCCGGCCTTCGCGGCCGCGGCGGCGCGGGCTTCCCCACCGGCATCAAATGGCAGGCCGGTATGAATCAGCCCGGCGACCAGAAGTATATGATCTGCAACGCCGACGAAGGCGACCCGGGCGCATTCATGGACAGAAGCGTTCTGGAAGGCGACCCGCACAGCGTTATCGAGGCCATGGCGATTGCCGGTTTTGTCATCGGCGCGAACAAAGGCTACGTTTACGTCCGCGCGGAGTATCCGATTGCTGTTGAGCGTCTTGGCAACGCCCTTGACCAGGCCCGCGCAGCCGGTCTCCTCGGCACCAACATCCTCGGCACCGGCTTTGAGTTTGACATTGAAATCCGCATCGGCGCCGGCGCGTTCGTCTGCGGTGAAGAGACGGCACTCATTAACTCCATCGAAGGCAAACGCGGCGAGCCCCGCCAGAAGCCGCCATTCCCCTTCCAGTCCGGTCTGTGGAATGTGCCGACGATCATCAACAACGTTGAGACACTCGCAAACGTCCCGGCGATCATCCTCAAGGGCGCCGCGTGGTTCTCTTCCTACGGTGTCGGCAAGAGCCGCGGCACAAAGGTCTTTGCGCTCGCGGGCGACATAGTCAACGCCGGTATTATTGAAATCCCGATGGGCATGTCCCTGCGCAACGTCATCTACAAGATGGGCGGCGGCATGAAAGACGGTAAAGCCTTTAAGGCCGTTCAGTCCGGTGGCCCGTCCGGCGGCTGCCTGACAAGCGATCACCTCGACGTCTCGGTTGACTACGAAAGCCTTTCCGCGATGGGTGCCATCATGGGCTCCGGCGGCCTCATTGCGATGGACGAGAACACCTGCCTCGTTGACACGGCCAGATACTTCATGGAATTCGTTCAGGACGAGAGCTGCGGCCACTGCGTCCCCTGCCGCAACGGCACAAAGCGCATGCTTGAGCTCCTTCTGAAGATCACATCCGGCCGCGGCGAGATGACAGACCTCGACGAGCTCGCCGATCTGGCGGTTACCGTCGGCGCGACGGCGATGTGCGGCCTTGGCCAGACAGCGCCGAACCCCGTTCTCACGACACTTAAATACTTCAAGGACGAGTACCTTGCCCACGTCGTGGACAAGAAATGCCCGGCCCATATCTGCAAGGCACTCGGCACCTACACGATTGACCCCGAGAAATGCCGCGGCTGCACCGCCTGCGCCAAGAAGTGCCCGGCCGACGCCATCACCGGTGAGGTCAAGAAACCCCACGTGATCAGCCTGGAAAAATGCATCAAGTGCGGCGCTTGCATGGAAGCCTGCAAATTCGATGCGGTAGCCTATAATTAATGGAGGGCAGAAAAATGATTGAATTGACAATTAACGGCAAGAAAGTGTCTGCCCCCGACGGCTCGACGATTCTGCAGTGCGCCAAACTCGCCGGTATTAAAATCCCCACGCTGTGCAACCTTCCCGGCATTCATGTCAACGGCTCCTGCCGCATCTGCGTTGTCGAGGTCGAGGGACAGAGAAACCTGATGGCCTCTTGTATCGTCAAAGCGGCGAACGGCATGGTCGTCAAAACGAATACCGAAAAGGTTCGCAAGGCCAGAAAAACGCTTTACGATCTTCTCATCTCCAACCACCCGCAGGACTGCAACTTCTGCTCGCGCAACCAGAGCTGCGAACTTCAGGAGCTCGGCAGCACCCTCGGCGTTATGGAGACGCGCATCCCCAACAAGTACACACCCGCGCTTCTGGACATCTCCCCGTCCATCACGCGCGATCCGTCCAAGTGCGTCCTCTGCCGCCGCTGCGTGACAGCCTGTAACGAAATTCAGGCGGTCGGCGCGATCGGCAGCCAGAACAGAGGCTTCGACACGACGATCTCCCCGGCGATGGACCTGCCACTTGAGAGCGTTAACTGCGCTATGTGCGGCCAGTGCTCTGCCGTCTGCCCGACGGGCGCTATTGTTGAGACGGACGCCATGACGAAGGTCTGGGACGCGCTGCTTGATCCCAACAAACGCGTTGTCGTTCAGGTTGCGCCTGCCGTTCGCGCCGCGCTTGGCGAAGAGTTCGGCATGGAAGTCGGTACGCGCGTGACCGGCAAAATGGCGACAGCTCTGCACGACCTCGGCTTTGACGATGTTTTCGACACCAACTTCACGGCCGACCTCACCATCATCGAGGAAGGCACCGAGCTGCTCGGCCGCCTGAAGGCTGCCCTTACCGGCGGCCAGGCTGTGCTCCCGATGCTCACGAGCTGCTCCCCCGGATGGATCAAGCACATCGAGCACGCTTTCCCGAACGAGCTCGATCACCTCTCCAGCTGCAAGAGCCCGCACACAATGCTCGGCGCGCTCGCAAAAAGCTACTACGCGCAGAAGATCGGCGTTGACCCGAAAGACATGTACGTCGTCTCCGTTATGCCCTGCACGGCGAAGAAGTACGAAATCCAGCGCCCGGAGATGCAGGTTGACGGCAACTTTGACGTTGACGCTGTCCTCACAACGCGCGAGCTGGCCCGCATGATCAAGACGATGGGCATCGATTTTGTCAATCTCCCGGACGGCACGTTTGACGCACCGCTTGGCTTCTCCACCGGCGCCGCCGACATCTTCGGCGTCACGGGCGGCGTTATGGAAGCGGCGCTCCGCACAGTGTACGAGCTCACAACGGGCCGCGAGCTGCCCTTCGCCGGGCTGCACGTCACCCCGATTGTCGGCCTTGAGAACATCAAGGAAGCCGCCGTCACGTTTGAAAACGTTAAGCCGGAGTATTCCTTCCTCGAAGGCGTCACGGCGCGCATCGCTGTTGCCAGCGGCCTGAAGAATGCCGATGTTTTGATGAAGCAGATCGCAGACGGCACAAGCCCGTACCACTTCATCGAGATCATGGGCTGCCCCGGCGGCTGCATCAACGGCGGCGGCCAGCCCCGTATGGTCGGCAAGCCCGAGGACTATAGATCCCGCCGCATGAAGGCCATCTACGACGAGGACGAGAGCAAGACGCTGCGTAAATCCCACGAGAACCCGGATATGATGAAGCTTTACACGGAGTTCCTGCACGAGCCCAACGGCCATGTGGCGCATCACCTCCTGCACACAACATACACCCCGCGCGGCAACTTCAACGAGTGCGTTGCGAAATAACACCTTTAAACGAAATTCCCCCGACAACAGTCGGGGGAATTTTTTTGTGGGTGTGAAGAGACGAAAACGAGAAAGTCATGATTTTCGAGTGATTTTGTAGGGGCGAATAGTATTCGCCCGCCGGTGCAGCATGGGCGGGCGGATATGGAATCCGCCCCTACGGAACGATGCGAGATTGCAGGCATGAAAAAGGGCAGACACAAGGTCTGCCCCTACGGGGGTGAAAAGCACGTTATCAGTCTTCGGCTTCTATGAAGAGCGCCTCCGCCTCCCGCTGGGCTTTGACAAGGCTTACCCAAGCGTCTGAATAATTGTGTTGCTCGAGCATACAAATCGCGTCCGATATGCCGTTGAACAGGGCTCTGTACATTTTTTCAAAGTCTACCATGCCTTTTCCCTTCTATCTTTCTCAATAAAGCGCAGCCCGGAAGGCCGGAGCCAATCACAGCCCCCGGGCAACCGCTTCACCGAGAAATAACAAACGCGGTGAAGGACGTCTCCTTACACCGCATAAAAATGCGCGACACATGATGATAATGCCTTGTCAAAAAGAGGCAGAGACATTATAATACATTTGTGGTACAGCATATGCTGTTGTGTACGGATGCCAGTACATCCTGCACAGGGTAGGGAGTGTTCCTGCACTCCCTGCCTGCCGCATTCATTATTCTCGATGACCATATTTTAGCGGATATGGGTGAGAAATGCAAGAGGAAAAATGGACGTCTCCCATGGCAAAAAGATGGATTTACGTAAAATGCCGGGCATGAAGCCCGGCATTTAAAGATTCTTCAGCCAGTTCGAGGCCTCAGAACGCCTTATTTATTGCTCTTTATTCTTCGCCGTCGAGGGGGGCGCTGACGAAGCGGTGAATCTGTTTGATGAGGACTTTGCCGTCGAGATGATCGATGAGGTGGCAGAATTTTGAGGCTTCCGCGCCTTCAAGTGCGAGCGTCAGCTTCTCCCCTTTTTCGTTGAGCGCTTCCACAACGATTTTTTCCGGTCGTAGCATGATGCCCTCGATATCCTTATAGCACAGGCAGTCTTCGTCAATCTCCTGACTGCCGGACTGCTCGACGATGGCGGGATTGATGAGCTTTTGAATTCCGCTGTCTGTTCTGACAACGGCGAGGCGGCGCAATATCCCGATCTGATTGGCCGCCAGAGAGACGGCTTCCGGCAGGCTTTCAAGCGTCTCGGCGAGGTCATCGAGCAGAGCCAGGACATGGGCGTTTATATCGGTAACGGGGCGGCACTGTTTTTCCAAATCAGGGTCCTGAAATGTTCTGAGCTGTCTAAGCGGCACGGTCATTCTCCTTGCTTTGTTTTGAGTCTTGTTTATTGTACTAAAGGCGCGCTGTTTTGTCAAACAAAGCGGCTTTTGGCATAAAATCGGCGGGGGCACGCCCCCGCCGGTTATTTCACATTATTGTTGCAGACAGGCTTATACCGCGCCAGACGCTGCACGGCTGTTCAGCCGATGAGACGCTCGACCGTATCCGCCGGAATATTGCCCTGCGCTTTCAGCGCCTCTTCAGGATTGCGCACAATATAGGCATTGAGCGTTGCAAGCTTCTGCCGGATCGCGTTCATATCAATTCCGAGCGATTCGGGCGCACCGACTTCCGCCGATTGTGACGCGGCATTTAAGACAGACGCTTTTCTGCCGGAGAGCTCAATCTCGTCCTTCCCCTGCAGGGAGAACTTGGCCTCTGCTTCTTTCACCTTTGAACGCTTGCCGTTATTTTCGATTTTTTCGGCTGAAAAACCAGCCGTTGTCCGATCAATCTGAACTTTCATTAAAATCGACCTCAAATCCTGTTGAGTTATATTATATGTTACACCTATTGCTATAAATTGTCAAGACCCGACAAAATTCGATTTTTAATTATTTGTTATGGCTCATGGGCAGTTTGTGGAAGCCGGGTGGCGTTTACATCTGGATGAGCTCGATGCGGATACTGTCGACCCCGTTATACGTCACATAGCCGACGGACAGGAGAATGTTATATGAGCCATTGATGTAATAGCTGATGATGCCGCTTTCTTCAATGGTGTAACCGAAGAAGCTGAAGCAGTTTTGCTCCAGAAGCTTTTCATAGCTTGCCAGCGCGTCATCAACGGGCACGTTCATCGCATCAACAGCGTAATAATATGTCATCGCGTCGTCACCCGGCTGCGACAGGAACGGATACGACCCCACGACAGCCCCAAAGTCCGGCGCCGGGAAATAGGCGTTATAATACACCGTGTCCGGCAGAATGGACGCAAACGACTGCAGCGTGTCTTTGTCGAGCGACTGAATCTCGCCGGCCGGGACGGCTATATTGAGATTCTGCGCACCGGTGGCCGTCGCCGTCGTGACGCCGAGCACCTTGCCGGAGGCGTCTAAGAGCGCGCCGCCGCTGCTGCCGGAAGAAATAGCCGCCGTTGTCTGAATATATGTCTGGCCGCCGATATTGCGTGCGGCGTAAGATACAAGGCCTTCGGAGAAGGAGTTTTTAAGCCCAAACGGGCTGCCGATGGCAAAGGCAGCCGCGCCGGTCCGGACATCACCGTCAGCCAAGGCGAGGGATGCAAAGCCTGTCCCATCGACCTGGATGAGCGCGAGGTCTCTTTCCTCGCTGTAATCATAGACGCCGGAGACGTTGTATTCCTTGCCGTCAGCCGTCGTGACGACGGCTTTTGACGCGCCGACGATGACATGGTAATTCGTAACGGCCGTACCGTCTCCGTCAATAAAAAAGCCGCTGCCGGATTTAACGGCCTTGCCGTTGACATCATAAATCAGGATATAAAAGACGGCCGGTGCACATTTTTTATAAAGCTGCTCGGCTGTGAGGCTGAGCTTTAAGGTTTGGCTGCGGCGGAAGGCGGCGTTTGCCATGCGTGTGACGATGGACGCGGCTTCCGCGCGCGTGATCGTATTGTTCGGCCGGAAGGCCCCCGTCGTGTCACACCCGGTTAGAACGCCCGCCCTGTAAAGCTCGTAGACGGCATCACTGTATGTAAAACCGAGAGGCACGTCCGGCACGGCATTGTCGTCCACCCTGTTTTTGACGGCGAGCGCCTCAGCGGGCAGCGCCTTGGAGAGTATAAGGGCAAATTCCGAGCGCGTAGCCGGTGCGTCATAATTGGGATAGTCAACGTCGAGTATCCCGGCGTTCAGCGCTTCATCGGCATAGGGGCGGTACCAGGGCGACCCGTTTGAAAAATTGGCTGCGCCGTTATAATAGATTTCATGGATGCAGGCAGCCAGCTTAACGGCTTCCGCCAGCGTGAGGCGGCCGTTCGGGTCAAACCGCCCGGCACCTTTGCCGCTTATAAGCCCGTATTCATAGGAGGCCTGCACGTAAGGCGTGAACCAGTCGGTCACGGCGACGTCTTTAAAATACCCGCTTTTATATGTATGCGTCTTGACGAAGTTGGATAAGCCGCCTGACGCGAGCGCCGTTGTCGGAACGAGCGCCGTCAGCAGGAGAAAAATGAGGAAAACGGGCAGAAGTCGCTTTTTCATGAACATGCCTCCAAGAGATTGAGTCGCGGCCCCGCGGGCTTTTTGAAGGCCCCCTTGCACACGGTCTATTATATCTAACGGCTTGCCATAACACAATGCTATTATCATATATTTCCAGATTTTATTTTTTTCTGGCGGAAGGGCGCGGGAAATGACATCATCTCTGATTGTTCACACTTTATTCATAAAGTGACGCGCGATATACGATAAAATATGACGGATTGCAGAATTTTCCGGGTGAAACGGAGGCTTTGCCTTGATGGACAGACACCGCGCCGCCGGACAGACGCATGGCCCGTTTGGCGGCTTTTTGACGTATATCTGGTTATTTTGCGGCTTATTTATCTTATATTTGCTTTTATCGCCTTACGTCCGGCTGGACGGGACAAGCGCCGCTTACTACCCGGCTTTTCTCCCCTATGAGGGAGATGCGCTCGTTCGGTTTTTTATGGCGGTGTCACTTCTTCTGGCGCTTTTGGTCGCTATTTACTGGGCGCTGGGGCATCGGCTGACATTTCAAAGGGGCGTTTTCCTTCTCCTTTTCGCCGGTATTCTTTTACGTTTTGGTTATATGCTTTACACACCTTTTTTTGTGAGGGGACACGATGTTTCAACGCTTGACGGATACGGCCATCTGGCGTATATTTATCGCCTTTTTGCCGGAGAGGGCCTTGCCGACACGTCTGCCGGGCAGTATTACCACCCGCCGCTTGACCACCTTGCCGCGGCACTCACGGCGCGCCTTTTTGCTTTTTTAACGGGCGAGACAAAATTGGACACGATCTTTGAAGCGTGCCGCCTTGTCCCCTGTTTTGCCTCGTCGGCGCTTCTAATACTCTCCTATCGCCTGTTTCAGGCGCTCGGCTTTTCAAAGCGGGCCGTGCTCCTTGCCGTTTCAATCGTGGCGTTTCACCCGACGTTTGTTTTGCTTGCGGCCAGCATCAACAATGACATGCTGATGGTCTTCTTTTTCATGGCGGCGTTTTTATACACCGTCCGCTGGTACGGCGCCCCAACATATCGAAACATCTTGATCATTGCCGTCTTGATCGGCTGCGCCATGATGACGAAGCTGTCCGGCGCCTTGATAGCCTTTTATACGGGATTTGTGTTTCTTCTGGTGCTGGCACAGCACCTCAGAACACGCAGCGCTCTGCCCCTTTTTGGGCAGTTTGCCGCTTTTTCCGCCGTCTGTTTTCCGCTTGGCTTGTGGTATCCGCTGCGCAACCTGCGCCTCTTCGGCCAGCCGCTTGGCTATGTGGCCCCTATTTCAGTGACGAGCCAGCTCTATGTTGGGGACAGGCCGCCGAGCGAGCGATTTTTGACATTTTCCCTCCGCCAGATGCTTCAAACGCCGTTTTGCGACCCGTTTTCCGACACCCGGCTGTGGGAATACGCCGTGCGCTGCGCGCTGTTCGGGGAGTTTGTCTTTCCGGCGCGTCACGAGCCGGTAGCTCGTTCGCTCATCGTTTTTAGCCTTGCGCTGATCGTTATTTCGCTGGGGGCTATGCTCTATTTCCTCTTTTTTGCCCGGCGGGAAGAACAATTCGCCGTGCGGAGCTTTGCCGCCGTTTGGGTCATATTAATCGCGTCGTATATTTTCTTCAATATCCAGTACCCGTTCGGCTGCACGATGGACTTCCGCTACATCGTGCCGACTGTTATAACGGGCGCCGCGTTTCTCGGGCTGCTGTTAGAGCGCCTCCGCGGCGGCGGCCTAAAAACGGCGGGCGCTGTTGCGCTCTGCTCTGTCAGCGGCGCGTTCTGTCTTCTCTCCGCCGTCTTTTTCATCATTTGAGGTGTGCTAAATGGAAAAAATGAAGCCGCTATTTTTCGAAGTGTTCCGCTATCTCCTTGTCGGTGGCGCGTCAACGCTGATTGACTTTGCAACGCTCTACCTTTTTAACAACACATTGCCCGACCTTCACGGGTACAGGCTTTATATCGCGGCGGCGCTCGGCTTTTTGGCGGGTCTTGTTTTCAACTATGTCCTGTCGCTCGCGTTTGTCTTTCAGACGGCAAAGACAAAGGGCGCGGGGCGCGGGGCGGCGGCGTTTATGCTTTTTGCCGTTATCGGCGGTACGGGGCTGGGGCTGACGGAGCTTGGCATGTACATTGGCGTTGCCCTTTTCATGTGGCATTACTTATTTGTCAAAATCCTTGTGACAGGGATTGTTTTTTTCTGGAATTACCTGTCGCGAAAAATACTGATTTTCAGGTAGGAGACTGACGATGGCTGAAAAAACGGCGATCATCATCGGGGCGGGGCCAGCCGGTCTCACGGCGGCCTATATGCTGCTGCGTGATACCGATATTCGTCCCATCATCCTTGAAGAGACGCCATTCATCGGCGGCATTTCGCGGACGGCGGCGTTTAACGGCAATAGGATTGACCTCGGCGGGCACCGCTTTTTTTCAAAAAATGAAGACGTGATGACACTGTGGCGGGAATTGATGCCTGTGCAAGGCGCGCCCGCGTATGACGACAAAATGCTCTCCCGGCAAAAGGATTTCTTCCCAGACGGGCCGGACCCGGAAAAAACCGACCGCGTCCTGCTCCTGCGCGACAGGGTCTCGCGTATTTTTTACCTGCGGCGCTTTTTTGACTACCCGATCACGCTCAAGGCGCAGACACTCTTAAACATGGGTCTTCTGCGCACGCTGAGGGCCGGGTTCGGCTATCTGCACGCCGCGCTTTTCAAGCGCCGAGAGAAGACGCTGGAGGACTTTTATATTAACCGCTTCGGCAAGCCGCTTTACACCATGTTTTTCGAGGACTATACCGAAAAGGTCTGGGGCGTGCACCCGTCGCGCATTGCGCCGGACTGGGGCGCGCAGCGCGTGCGCGGCCTGTCCCTGTCGAAGGCGGTTTTGAACATGCTGAGAAGACCGTTTGCGCGCAACAATAATCAGCGCATTGAAACGTCGCTGATTGAGTCGTTTTATTATCCGAAAAAGGGACCGGGGCAGCTTTGGGAGGCGCTTGCCGAGCGCGTTGTGTCCCTCGGCGGCACGATTCATTTGTCGACCAAGGCCGCTTCGTTCGCTGTTGAAAACAGCAAGGTTGCGGCTGTTACCGCCGTGAAGGACGGGGAAACAAGCGTTTTCCGGGGTGATTATGTCCTCTCGTCTATGCCTGTTAGGGACCTTGTCGCCAATATGGGCGGCGACGTCCCCGCGGATGTCCGGGCGATTGCCGAGGGGCTCCCCTACCGCGATTTTATGACGGCCGGCCTGCTCGTTAAACAGCTTGAAATCCAGAACGAGACGCGCTTTAAAACACTCGCCAACATCGTGCCGGATTGCTGGATTTACGTGCAGGAGCGCGAGGTGCAGCTTGGACGAATGCAGATCTTCAACAACTGGTCGCCTTATATGGTCAAAGACCCTGAAAACACCGTTTTTATCGGACTGGAATATTTCTGCAACGCGGGTGACGCGATGTGGACGATGACCGACCGCGCGTTTTGTGACTTTGCCGCCTTTGAGCTTGAGAAAATCGGTGTGATCCGCCGCGAGAACATATTAGACAGCGTCTGCATCCGGGTTCCAAAGGCCTACCCCGCCTATTTTGGCACATATGAGGCGTTTTCGGACGTGCGGCGGTACCTTGATACCGTATCAAACCTTTATTGTATCGGGCGCAACGGCCAGCACAAGTATAACAACATGGATCACTCCATGCTGACGGCTATGGAGGCCGTCCGCTGTATTCGGGAAGGCAAAACGAGCAAAAACGACGTTTGGAACGTCAACACCGAATCCGATTATCACGAAGCGAAGGCCGAATAAAATTCAGGAACCGCGGCTTTTCAGCCGACCGGTTCCTGAATTTCTTCGTTATGGTTTTTATCAGGCCGCGACGGGCACTTTTTTCATCAGGAGCGCCGCCAACAGGAAGACGAGACCGATGATGCCGGATGCTATGACGATAACGAGCGGCAGCGCAAAGTAATATGATGCCGCTGCGGCGAGAATAAAGAGGATGCCCGCTAGGATGCCGCCGAGCTTGCCGCCAGCAAGGATGCCTATGATGCCGCCGAGCAGCAGGGCTGCTGCCACAATCAAGCCGGAGACGAGGTCGAGCGCCGGGAACATGCTGCCGAACAGGCCTGCCAAAACGTCTGGTGCGAGGACTTCCAGCGCGACAACGAGCGCTGCCAGAATGCCAAGAATCCCGAGAATCAGTTTGACCGCTTTCATGAACTTGCCCTCTTTCATTATATTATACCGCCCTTGGCGGTTGACAACGCATTGTCTACATAATGAAGTGCTGTTCTCTGCGTCTTCCTGTGACGGGCTATTGCGAGACCCTCCCGCGCTTAGATGACGACCTTTTTCGTTTTCAGGTCGTCGTTTTTTGTTTTGAGCGGCTTTTTGTCGGCCGTTGTGCTGCCGTCCTCCACAGCGAGGGCGTCATCGGGGATGGCGTCCAGCCCATCGTCCCAAGAGATGACGAGGCCGTCCATCTTGACCGTTTTACCTTTGAGGTTTTCATTTTTTTCAACGAGCGCCATGTTTTGTGCCTCCTTTTATCGGCAGCCTGATTGTAGCAAACAAAAAAGGATTCGTCAAGCAACATGGCGCGGGACAGACGGAGCACCCTCATCCGTCTCGGCTTCGCCGCGACACCTGCCCCTAGGGGAAGGCTTCCGATCGAAAATGGGTATGCAGCAGCGGGAGAATTTAATTCTTTTGGCGGAGGGTTTTAACGAGTTCGGAGAGCTTTGGCGGCTTCCCGTACAGGAGGATACCGATCCGGTAAATCGCTGCCGAGAGATAGCCGACCCCAACGGTGGAGGCAATGCCGACGGCGACGGAGATGATGATCTCCACCGGGGCTACATTGCTCATGGCGATGCGCGTGAACATCGCCATCGGCAGCGTAAACGGGATATACGAGCTGACAATCATGAGCGGTGACGATACTTTCCCGGCCATGATCCCGAAATAGACAACAAAGAAAGCGATGATAAACAAAAAGGTAACCGGCAAAATCGTCGTGCCGACATCCTCCATGCGGCTGGCCAGCGAGCCGAGCGCCCCGTAAATAAACGCGTAGAAGAAGAAGCCAATGAAGAAGAAGAGCAGCACGTACAAAAACATATCAAGCGGGATATTGAAAATATTTTGGATAATAAGATTGTTTGCCCAAACGTCGGCGTTGAGGTTATAAAACAGAAACGCCGAGCCGAAGATGAGCCCGAACTGGGCAAGGCCCGCGAGCCCTGTGCCAATGACCTTGCCAAATAGGAGACTCATGGGATTGGCGCTCGTGATGAGCAGCTCCATCGCGCGCGTTGACTTTTCGCTGGCAA belongs to Oscillospiraceae bacterium CM and includes:
- a CDS encoding ABC transporter permease, producing the protein MKQFWTVLRFEFSHYAKSKPYVIITAILVVLIAGLLSYPRLSGLFHKEGQPSAEKSKLAVVDKAYGGSLTAALSRVFPDDALVETDESVDVLREKVESGEYRAALYLASPLDFTYITVSLSVYESPGQTIGAILKAKYQETKLAELGLTAEEAAALINPAVNATVTETGKSQTESIIYTFILIYALYMAIILYGQFVASSVASEKSTRAMELLITSANPMSLLFGKVIGTGLAGLAQFGLIFGSAFLFYNLNADVWANNLIIQNIFNIPLDMFLYVLLFFFIGFFFYAFIYGALGSLASRMEDVGTTILPVTFLFIIAFFVVYFGIMAGKVSSPLMIVSSYIPFTLPMAMFTRIAMSNVAPVEIIISVAVGIASTVGVGYLSAAIYRIGILLYGKPPKLSELVKTLRQKN